In the genome of Arabidopsis thaliana chromosome 4, partial sequence, the window ATTAGGTTCTTCCTTTCAcatttctttgtcttcttcttctacataaAATTGATTCGCCTCGAAATTTACACAGACTTGtcgctctctctttctctcttatttcACAGAGCCCCTAAACATTTCCAAAAATCTtgcaaaggaagaaaaacaatggaCAAATTTTGGACTTTCCTCACTGCTCTTCATTCAGGCGCTGGGTAATTATTCTTAATCTTAATTTTCCTTCCATTATGTTTCCAAAATTAGTTACTTTTTGATTTCCTCTGTTTCGATTTCTAATCCAAACCGTAATCGATTTGTTGGTAATGTATATGCAGGCCTATCGTGATGTTACTTTATCCATTGTAAGTTTCTCTCTTGTTAAAccctttaacaaaagaaaaagtttctttctGGTTCGATCTCTCTACTTTTTGTtgaagattaaaaacaaaaatctgtgaatatttactaattatgtttttgattaCAGGTACGCATCGGTGATAGCAATGGAGAGCACAACAAAAGTGGACGATGAACAGTGGCTTGCGTATTGGATAATATATTCGTTCCTCTCACTCACGGAACTGATTCTGCAATCGCTTATTGAGTGGATTCCGATTTGGTATACGGTGAAACTTGTGTTCGTGGCTTGGCTAGTTCTTCCTCAGTTTCAAGGCGCAGCTTTTATCTACAACCGTGTTGTTAGAGAACAGTTCAAGAAACACGGCGTCCTCCGCTCCACCCACTCCAAGCCCACCAAGCCCAACATCCTCCACTCCATTTTCCCCCACCGGgtaaattttttatctttttggttttgagattcataaagcaaaaaaaaaaagtaaaagtaacCATTAGTTTTAGTATTCTTTGGTGGGTCAAAGAACGAATCTTTGTTTATAAAGATTAATAATGCATTGAATATAGTCCTAGGAAACGTAAGAGTGTGCCTAATTCTCTAACGTAGCGACCATGAGCGTATAACAAGTGTTTTGTATACTTTTGTTAATTCtttaattcgtttttaaattaattgtgaattttaaaatgtgatATAGGAGGGACACGAGGCTCACAGTCACTGAATCAGAAGGGTGGAGCAGACAGAAGAAGCCTGACTAGTATTATTGTAATGGTCTTGGTGGTGGTCCCATCATGTCCCTGTCTAATCtactttttactttatttttatttatcacaAAAAATGGGTTTAggaatgttgatgatgatgactgaTGAGGTGTGTAATCgtttttaaattagaaaatggCTTCTTCTGCTTGTATGATTGTATCGCTAATCTTCCACGCGTATTTCTTTAATGTCAACGCTAATAATTTCCAATTGTGTCCCTTCTTGAACTTATCATACATATTTTGATGACGCAAATATCTCACCGAATCAAACCCATAACAGTATATCCCTTTTTTTGGGgcctaaaaccaaaattgaagtGAGGCTTACAGAGTTAGAACGCAATTTAAACCAGTGACtaatgttttgattggttCTCCCTCTGCCACCTGCAAACGCTGCGTTTGCGGGTGGTAGCGGTTGTTAGCGTTTGACACTAATCATAGAAACCGCTAGATACCGTTTTGGACCGCTTGAAATCGCCAGATTTCAAAAGCTTCTTCCCGTAAGCGTTTGCGGTTGCGGGCGGTAGCGGTtaggttaatttttttttttaattaattaaaataattatatcttCCATCCAAACcctatatattttattcttatcagaaaaccctaatcaataTATTGAAACCCTATTTTCTCAATTATGGCATCTACCCAAACTaacgaaaatcaaaatcaaaatcaaaaatcaaacgTAAGTATGATCTATCCTTTCATCCATTCATTAGCTAGTGTAATTCTCTGAGTATTTCATGGCAtcgtcattttttttattttgtatttttttgagtttttttattgaatatatgttttgatttgttttctcgattagaaaattatttggtCAGACGAGATGACCCGTTTCTTGTTAGAACTTTATCATATGTATAGAGGCAATCCGGAAAATCCACGAGTTCAACGTTATTTACAGTTTATTACACTACTTGATGCAATTTTTGGTGATGTACCAAATGCATAAAGTACTAAgctttttcttacaaaatttatttatttttgaatttaatgttttatttatggttttaattattaagcatgtttaattttctaatattatcaatttatcataataatatattgtattttttcttttaaaattaatatattatatttattttggttattttttatttaattactatcgCACTCGCTGATTTACCAGTCATAAAACTTCCGTAAACGCACCCATTATCAAACGCTCAACCAGTCGTTCAAAACGCTTGATAATGCTTGAAACCGCAACCGCCTGTTTCCGCAAACTCCCGCAACCGCAACCGCAATTGATTAATGATTTATGTTACACGGTTTTGAAGCAAGCATGAATTATATCACATGTATAATATTCTTACACATACTCTTAGATTGAAGTAAAGAACTAGTACCAATCAATTCCTCTAAGAGAAACCTAAGTTAGCTATACAATGGAACACACAAGGCCAACTTCAATTATgcattttaagtttttaaccAAACCACACACgcaaaaaaacttaaagatcAGACTAACACAATTCACTGTTATTAGCTACACaacttgagaagaagaaacagagtgaaCAAACAATGGACTAACGAATGAAGTATACAATTAAAACAAGAGATCTAACTCGAACAGAAGTTTCTTTACCATTTGTCAGCTTTTCCACAGCTAATGTTTATCCCAAAAgacaagaaactgaaaaactTCAACAGACAATGAAAGAGAAGATTcgttagggttttattttgtctatGGGCcgtctattgtgtgatccaTAAGAATTAGTTGTgtaaaatcaattataattgAGCTTACAATTTAAACGGTCCATCTTCTCAActaacataataatttaaaaaaaaaactagaaaagcCTCTCAAGTCTTAAGTCAACTTTGTTCCTCCTTCTCTGAAGAGATATataatactctttttttctttcccaatatttttcgatttcttcatcattcattCGCGCAAACATTCCaaaagttttctcttttcaactAGTCAATAGTCAATACTTTaaattcatcatcacttttgcttttcaactctttcatcttcttgtccAAATTTTCTATTAATGGACAACAGTATTCACGTGAAGCGAGAGATTCAACTTCCATCTACTTCTCCGGCTGGCTTTCCGGGGAGAGAATCTGTAACTGTAGTCGATCTCTGTAGTAGTGATGACGACTCCGACATTGGAGAAGTCGCCGGTGGATTAGAGAAAGTAGGAAACAACTTCGTCGGTCTGAAGAGAGGACGAGATACTTTTGGAGGTTCTTCCGAAGTGGATAGGAATAATGTGAAGAAGGTAACAACACTTGCTGAGTTAGGAGTTGGGTTACCGGAAGGATTCGGCCAATCGAATCCACCGGAAAGTTTGACGCATCCTATTCCTGCGAATCCGTGTAATGTCTTCAGGCCTGTaccgccgccgccgccgccaccGTATGCCGGCACGTCTGGGAAGATTGGCGGTTGTAAGCAGTTTTGGAAAGCTGGAGATTATGAAGGAGCAGCTGGCGATAACTGGGATCTTTCTTCAggtaaaccaaattttaattttattcattAGACAGTAATGTGGAATGTTGGTCGGAACAAAACTTTTGAGTGTTACAATTTGTGTCTCAGGTGGTTTTGATCATGTAAGAGTCCATCCAAAGTTTTTGCATTCTAATGCAACTAGTCACAAATGGGCTCTTGGAGGTATTATTCTTATTGGTCAACCTTTATATGAGCGAGTTTGCCTCTATTTTTTTGAGCTTATCTGAGTTCTCTTATGCAGCTTTTGCAGAGCTTTTGGACAATGCCTTGGATGAGgtaggtttttgtttctttacttgTCTTAGACAGATTGTATGATGTGTAGTAATGGTTTCTCTCGTTGATATCAGGTTGCCAGTGGAGCTACTTATGTTAAAGTAGACATGctagaaaacaacaaaggGGGAAACAGGATGTTATTAATTGAAGGTATACACTTTACCTAGCAATTCTTAAAGAACCTCTTCCCTAATTTATTCATGTGGTTATTGGTTGCCTAAAATGCAACACTTTTGTCCACTCATGTACTACGAGAATCCTTATGTTTTGAACTGCAGATAACGGGGGTGGGATGGACCCTGAAAAAATGCGACAATGCATGTCTCTAGGATACTCTGCAAAAAGCAAACTTGCAAACACCATTGGACAATGTAattattctttgtttatcCGACTTATATCGAAAGTTTGCAGGAAGATGCTTAATTTATTTACTGCTTATAGATGGCAATGGGTTTAAGACTAGTACA includes:
- the HVA22D gene encoding HVA22 homologue D (HVA22 homologue D (HVA22D); CONTAINS InterPro DOMAIN/s: TB2/DP1/HVA22 related protein (InterPro:IPR004345); BEST Arabidopsis thaliana protein match is: HVA22 homologue E (TAIR:AT5G50720.1); Has 30201 Blast hits to 17322 proteins in 780 species: Archae - 12; Bacteria - 1396; Metazoa - 17338; Fungi - 3422; Plants - 5037; Viruses - 0; Other Eukaryotes - 2996 (source: NCBI BLink).) yields the protein MDKFWTFLTALHSGAGPIVMLLYPLYASVIAMESTTKVDDEQWLAYWIIYSFLSLTELILQSLIEWIPIWYTVKLVFVAWLVLPQFQGAAFIYNRVVREQFKKHGVLRSTHSKPTKPNILHSIFPHREGHEAHSH
- the HVA22D gene encoding HVA22 homologue D (HVA22 homologue D (HVA22D); FUNCTIONS IN: molecular_function unknown; INVOLVED IN: in 7 processes; LOCATED IN: cellular_component unknown; EXPRESSED IN: 23 plant structures; EXPRESSED DURING: 15 growth stages; CONTAINS InterPro DOMAIN/s: TB2/DP1/HVA22 related protein (InterPro:IPR004345); BEST Arabidopsis thaliana protein match is: HVA22 homologue E (TAIR:AT5G50720.1).) — protein: MLLYPLYASVIAMESTTKVDDEQWLAYWIIYSFLSLTELILQSLIEWIPIWYTVKLVFVAWLVLPQFQGAAFIYNRVVREQFKKHGVLRSTHSKPTKPNILHSIFPHRSVPNSLTRDTRLTVTESEGWSRQKKPD
- the HVA22D gene encoding HVA22 homologue D (ARABIDOPSIS THALIANA HVA22 HOMOLOGUE D (ATHVA22D); FUNCTIONS IN: molecular_function unknown; INVOLVED IN: in 7 processes; LOCATED IN: cellular_component unknown; EXPRESSED IN: 23 plant structures; EXPRESSED DURING: 15 growth stages; CONTAINS InterPro DOMAIN/s: TB2/DP1/HVA22 related protein (InterPro:IPR004345); BEST Arabidopsis thaliana protein match is: HVA22 homologue E (TAIR:AT5G50720.1); Has 30201 Blast hits to 17322 proteins in 780 species: Archae - 12; Bacteria - 1396; Metazoa - 17338; Fungi - 3422; Plants - 5037; Viruses - 0; Other Eukaryotes - 2996 (source: NCBI BLink).), with the protein product MESTTKVDDEQWLAYWIIYSFLSLTELILQSLIEWIPIWYTVKLVFVAWLVLPQFQGAAFIYNRVVREQFKKHGVLRSTHSKPTKPNILHSIFPHREGHEAHSH